The following nucleotide sequence is from Nothobranchius furzeri strain GRZ-AD chromosome 6, NfurGRZ-RIMD1, whole genome shotgun sequence.
TAATACTGGCTCTGAATGACATCATGTTAGCTTCAGGCTGAGCTCAAACTGAGCAAAGCGGGTCAGAGGAGCTGAAGCGGCAAACAAAGAGAGGCTGGGTGGCCCGAGGCTCGTTTTTCAGCTCGTAATTAAGAGCTTTGGTTTCTTCGGAGCTCAAATCTTCAGTCCTAGAGGCCAAAGAGACACGGACACCTGTCTGAGCCTCACGTTGGAACAAAAGCTGGCGTTTTTGTTTTCAAGAATCAAACCAGTCCAACCTGAATACGCACCAATGACCCGCTCATCTTCTGGAGAGCTTTCTCCTCAGCAGGGTCGTCTTCCAGCAGGAAGTTGATGCAGATCGACACGAAACTTTTAATGTTCAGattgttaaaaaagaaaaactcttaGAGAACTTTTgtctctttgactcaaaataattAATTTAGAGTCAATGAATTTGGACTTGGCCATTTTGGTCCCCATCATGAAAAGTTTGGGCATCCCTGATTTAGTGTcacgctgcagctgtggctgactCACTGTAGAAAACCAAACCTCAAGCTCTCCTCTTCACTGAAATGTCTCCTAAGGCTTCACTAGAGTCTACAGGAGTGATGCATCTCTAAATCAAACATCAGCGTTtaggatctaaaacatgctggaagcatgcAGCGCTAGCATGTCAGCTAGCCACTTTACTGGCTAACAGAGTTCCTGGTAAGAATGTGATCCACTAGCTCTCTTATTccatttctctttccctttcctcacattttactCCTCATATTTTTGTATGTTGTcattgtttttgaatgttttttgtttattttaactttgatgtttgatcttgtgatttttatcttgagaggcgctagttGAATGATCATTTCTTCTTCAAGCTGCGAGTGGCTAGTGGACAGGACCATGGTGGGTCTGGCTGGGGTCAGCGCAGAGTGCCGAGGGTTCGATGCTGGACCTCTTGTTGCACTGTCAGTCAGAAAAAGACCAGTACACCCAAAGGACAATATACATGTAATATACGGAGTCACGTATGAATGcagactctgcaataaaacatacaggagaaaccggacgccaactcaacacaccaaCAACAGGGAAACAagccgaagacacacaagagccgcaagacaggaagcagaaaatACAATAAAGAAACCAGCCGTAACAGACCCCCGCACAAGGAAAACCACATTATGGACTGGGACAGAAAAGgggtcataaacacagaacaaaatataaaagatggatgAAGGAAGCTGTACGAAGACGTGACCTCTGAACCATGAACAGGACGAGGGCTCTGCACATTAGATGATGCATGGAAGTGTGTCATCGGTGAGGTCAGCGcgagcagcagagggcgacgcCGTCCtccctgatgtatgatggagcttgattattacagTTTTCGCCCATTGCTTGAACACATTTTGCAAAACTTGGCTCATTGTGCCAAAACTCTACACACAAGTAAACATGAAACGCTGGGAAATATCTCATTCACATCTGTGTTGACATGAAACTCTGATGACAAAATGATACACACCTGCATCATGTGAATACACTTTCAGATTGGAAGCAACACACTAGAGTACTTTATATGAAACAATGCAGTATTTCATTCTCACTGTTTTTATTCTGTTCAGTTAGCTTTCTGTGAAGCCCAATGGAACAATGTTTGTGTTCACAACAAAGGTTTCCCCAACAATCAAAAATAGACTTACTGAAAGGTTACAAACAATATCAACTCAGTACTACACATCGCAGTACTACAGTAtactttacagtacagtactgtaCATGCAGTAACAAAAAACACACTACTGTAAAGGAAAAACTAGGCGATTGTGCATGAGTGGGATTATGGATCCCGCCGTCTGTTTGGGTCTGGCCACATGATCTCGTCAACATCACAAGCGATATTTTCTCCTGCTGAGCACCGGCGAAAATATTCCCTTGTGTGGCAAATCCATCCATGGATCGACATCACCTCAATGTCTCCACATGCCTCTTCCATTGCCTGAAGAAGAGGCATGCGGGCATGTGGTTGGCAGTTATACACGCACCATCTCCAAGCGGAAAAAAATCCTCGATTGGGTTCAGAAATGGCGAGTAAGGGAGCAAGTAAACAACTTCAAATTGATCATGGTTGGTGAACCAGTTCCGGACCAGAGCTGCCCGGTGGaaactaaccccaaaattccactatctccgctccgccctccgctgctgctcgcttccgaactcaaattatactgtacccactctacaacggctccgctccattgcggggacctgaggtgcgcaaacaggcatgcgcgggattagagatcttgcaatacagtccgagcaataaacatggaagttagatccaaacacccgttgtgtgggagaagcatcggcatgaactgtttaattcaattcaattcaattttatttatatagcaccaaatcacgacaagagtcgtctcaaggcacttcacataataaacattccaattcaggtcagttcattaagccaatcagaaataatgtttcctatataaggaacccagcaaattgcatcaagtcactgactagtgtcagtgactttacagcaatcctcatactaagcaagcatacagtgacagtggagaggaaaactcgcttttaacaggaagaaacctccagaggatcctggctcagtataagcagccatcctccacgactcactggggattgagaagacagagcaggcaggcactgagatctaacaagactagaacagacacaagattcttatctgaggccatgagaatatcatttgtaactctcactaatgcagtttcagtgctgtgatactctctaaaaccagactgaaatttctcaaacagagcattagtgtttaaatgctcacatacttggatggccactattttctccaggactttggataaaaatggaaggttagatattggtctataattcattgggtcatctggatccagagaaggcttcttaagtgaaggtttgattacagcaaccttaaaatcttgtggtacatatccattaactaaggatagattgattatatctagaatgggggcagtaaccaaaggaaatgcatctttaaataatttggctgGGATtgaatctaaaatgcaagttgaaggtttagatgaagctaatatttttgataactctgaaagctcaactggatcaaaacggttcaaacacagatgaggttctacagttacctctgatgctgcctcacttactggggaagaagaaatcgcattagggaggatgcaaaagattttgtttctaatagaattaattttacttgtgaaaaatcccataaagtcgttgctgctgagggctaagggaatagatggttcagagctatgattctgtgtaagtttggcaactgtactgaaaagacatTTAGGataatgcttattctcctcaattaacgctgagaaataagcagttccatTTTGTCGAAGCTTATCTTTTATGAAGCACACGACTAttattccaggataagtaggactcctcatggtgcgtagagcaccatgttctctccaattttgttttaaggctcgtaaatgagaattaaaccagggagccaacttcctgtccctaattatctTCTTTTCTAAAGGGGCAACataatctaatgccacacgtaaagaggaagtaacattatgaactaaggcatcaatttgtgaagggctagaaatgaaaatattgccctctgctacgttcctctgagatgctgaggacagtaaagatggaacagttgatttaaaagatacagtgttgtcagatagagaccgcctatagtgaaatttactttcatttctcgagaactcagttatgaacaactcaaaggttatcagaaagtggtctgagaggactggattatgtggaaagatcgttatttcctcacactctatgccataagtcagcacaaggtctaatgtatgatggtaggagtgggtggagctatgtattctttgggtaaaaccaattgagtctaagatattactaaaggctacattgaggctatcattttcaatgtccacatgaatgttaaaatcccccactacaatgaccttatcagtatttagcaccaaatcagataaaaaaatcaaagatctgatccaaaaactcagagtaagggcctggtgaacgatataaaactacaaacaagagtagtTTTACAGTttagcaatctggattaggaaaactaataataagatgttcgaacgaactgtagctattacagtttttctcaattgtttacacacattttctggtacttgagacacaattaccacaacatgtaaccaattcACCAACCCCCTTAACCAATTCTACTAAACTgcaagcacaattcctgctttggactcaaattgcaaatctaaaacacacttttcaaaacactacacacaattctctgctgttggcacaattttcatgcggaaaatatcttgttttcacaaggaacacactgctattcaaatgtgcacactgactcatcacaagggcaaacatctgtcacacagttttacaatcagcaatcagagctttagcataaaagggcaacaggtgagctcttctgattcagagcaatggatgccaacattggaaacagaggcagagccagaggagtgagagtagGAGGAGGACGGTGAGGACGGGGAGGACGGGGAGGACGAGGATaaggaagaccaaggaccgtaatctctgatgagatccgagcCACTTTGGTTGATCATGTGGTCAACCATGGTCTTACAATGAGGGAGGCTGGGCCAAGAGTACAGCTAAATTTGAGCATGTACACTGTAGCATCCATCATCCGGACCTTCCGAAATGCGAATAGGTAAGAAATCTTCTCTCACTAGAAAATGGCAGTACTGCATATCAGTACAATCAGTATTCACTGAGTACAGTAGTATTGCCTGTGGATGGTTTTGTTGTACAGTAAAAATTATGTAAAGTATGTTTCCAGTATGTAGGAAATGTATACCTACTTTGTATTCACAATATTTTACTATTTGTTTGGCAGAATTGAAAGATTACCGACACGAGGAGGTCGGGAACGTCTTCTGTCTCCTGAACAGGAAACTGAAATCGTCAGCATTGTCCTAGAAAACAATGCCATAACATTACGGCAAATACAAAGAAAAATTATAGAAAACAACGACATGTTTCAAAATATTGATAGGGTCAGCCGATCAACACTAGACTGTGTCTTGCACAGATATCATCTCAGGATGAAGCAGGTCTATAGGTTGCCATTTGAACAAAACTCAGAAAGAGTCAAAGAAATGCGATATAACTATGTGCAAGCGAATCCCGCAATTGATGCATACACTCAACAATGTGTacagtaaattatacatatttaaatattgtaatcataatgattgtgcttcacaatagtgaccactccatgtttatttctgatattgtcatgtgtgtttcagaGAGCCCTTGAGCTAGAGGCAGCTGCAGTGGAGCACCAGTTCATCTTCATTGATGAGGTTGGATTCAACCTCACAAAAAGACGAAAGAGGGGAAGGAATGTCATTGGCCAGCGTGCCATTGTTGAAGTCCCTGGCCAGCGCGGagggaacatcacaatgtgtgcaacgcttggctaccatggcatcatccatcaccatgctacccATGGCCCCTACAACTCAGTCCTTGGTCTTCCTTGTCCTCGTCCTCCTCTTcttactctcactctcactcttctggctctgcctctgtttccaatgCTGGCATCCATTGATCCAAATCAGGAGAGCTaacctgttgcccttttatgctaaagctctgattgctgatTGTGAAGCTGTGTGATGGGTGTTTGCCCTTGTGACGAGTCCGTGTGCATATTTGTATAGCGgtgtgttccttgtgaaaacaagatattttctgcatgaaaattgtgtcaacagcagagaattgtgtgtagtgttttgaaaagtgtgttttagatttgcaatttgagtgcaaagcaggaattgtgcttgcagtttagcagaattggttaagggggttggtgaattggttacatgttgtggtcattgtgtctcaagtaccagaaaatgtgtgtaaacaattgcgAAAAACCGTAATcaactcatagcttaacgcaaaccaaattcttttacatccagaattcagctctcctagatacggaagttctgataacatttcACTCACACATGTTCATACAtcgcatctagttccatccatcacagtaaatgcttagttaacttttcatgttttaattgtttgaaaataaattctttttataaacctgacccttttctgaatcaaacaaAGTGTCTACAATCCCCTAattaataaagaatcctagatcttctgattaaagcacaataaagaccaagaagggtgatattctatttttagaTAGAGTATCCCAGCTTATTGGCCATTAGTAGAGGTAAAATatttattgagctcttaaagtactcaatttaccaaaccctacacttaCCTGTACATATTCTTGTCAACGTCTTATGGCCCTGATACCGTTCCTCTCAAATGGGACCCTGTACCACTGCTACATTGTGATTTTATGCTTTGCCAAGACACGTCCGATCATGGTAATGCTTACTCGATTGATGTTTATGAATACTTGCCTATCTGCAAGTATTTGTTGCCGTAGATGGTGGAGACGAATAGCACTGTTTGCACGGACTATTTCCACAATGGCAAGTTCCTGCTGTTGGGTGAACAGGCCTTGCCAACCACCTCAAGAAGGTCTTCTAGATATTCTGTAAGAAAAAGCAACTACAAATTACATTTGGTTTAGTTCTTTTTTACAGTACTGTATACCGTACACAGTAATGTGACATCTCAATGGTACAATACTATGTACTCCACTGTATGTTTCACAAAACTACCATTTTTGTTTCAAAATGATCACTAGCATACAGTACAGTACTGTAAATACTGTAGATACAGTCTGGAGGAGAGAGTTGAAGACATACCTGTTTTCCAGTCTAAAAGTCCTTATGATGGAATCCACTGTGAACCGGCTTCTGTGTGGGTGGACTCTCTGCCCAGCTTCCCTCATTGTCAGGCCATGATTGATTACATGATCCACCAAAGTTGCTCTAATGTCATCGGAAATATTGTTCCGTACATGACCTCTTCGATCATGTCCTCCTCCTCTCTGCTTGTCTTCCTCTACCTCTTGCTCTTTCTGCCTCCATGCTTGCAGAGTTCTGAAAATGGCTGAACTGAGGCCTATTTACATATGTCTGGCTGATTGGTGTGGAGTTTTGTAAGTGAGTGTTTTCAAGTGTGTGTCTAGGTGTTTTCAATCACCCAATGTGTTTTGTATTTGGAAGAGATGTGTTGTCCCAATGGTACCATGAGATTTCATTTATGAACGAAGTGTCTTATGCATGAAATAGTGTAGTGtgcaggagcaagtgtgttgcagaaatGGAACTAAAGTGCAAAGCAGCACTTTTGTTTAAGGATTGGTTACACTGTGTTTAAGGTATTGTGCAATAGCTTCAGGTTTTGTTACTTTGGTCTAAGCATGTGTCTATAGTGTTCAAGCAATGGACAAAAActgtaagagctttatatgtgagaaggaggatctaatatcttacaggtagccaatgtagggaagctaagacaggagagatatgatctctctttttaattctcatcagaactctagctgcagcattttggacaagatgaagacttttaactacattctgtggacttcctgagagtaatgaattacagtaatccagtcttgatgtaataaatgcatgaactaatttttcagcatcactcctggaaaggatgcttctaatcttagcaatatgtttatgtttatcagatgcttttgtccaaagtgacttacaggtgATGATGAGGCAGCAGGCTGCAAACACTAATAggcaatcctaggtggcagtgaggcagcatgatgaatcacagagggaagtgaacaaggagaggagagtagagtgggggacggatgcagggagggtgctagtttagaagatgctctctgaagagctgggtcttcaggagtttcttgaaaattgacaaGGACAccactgttctggtagtgcttggtgtgGAATGAAACATGAAAAGTCTggcgtctggattgtcctgagtatggtgtaggcactgctagccgacgagccaatattctgaaggtggaagaaggaaatcctacaaacctgtttaaagtgggatttgaatgacatgtcctgatcGAAGACAACACAAAGGTTCCTACTTCGTTCTCGGAGACAAATTTAATGCTAATTTAGTGATTCTTGCACATattgcaataaaacccttctgattctgattctgattctgattctgaagatgggtgagtccacgaatgttagtgacagtgtgacgtagatccgtcaggattttctaatcctagagtttccccgtctattttctatcagaagctactgcaggtgataggtgtaggagactattttcatgttcagcctgcatgaaacactcagagtgacccgttagaatcagagataATAATTAAAACAGGGATTTCGGTGAATCACACCTTTAAATAACTTAATACTTTGTAGAAAATGCTGATATTTTATGTTACTGAAGTCATTTAGAGAGTAATGGAGtgtggccatttaaaaacctcttGTTAAATAGTTTTCATTATAAAACACAAACACTTTAAGTTCAGCTGCAGCATCTTTATTCACTGTTGTTGCTTTTTTACTGAACCTATTTTACATTAACATTCTTGCTGGTCTGAACCACCTTTCCGTCCACGACGGTCTCCTGCACCGTGATCACCTTTGTGATGACTGCAGAAAAACAAAGAAGATTCATGAGTCGATCATTCTGATAAAACTTATAAATATCTTCAGGCTGAATCAGGAATCAAATGTAGCTTACCGTGTTTTGAGCTAAAATTAGGGCAGAAAAAAGATGACATCATTTGTTTGCATCTCTGTGCTCATAATAATCTGATCATCTCCATGATTAGTGGGCATGTCTCTTCCTACGTCTCACCTCTCATCTTCCCCATCCAGCAGCCTCCTGTACTCGGCGATCTCCTGCTCCAGACGGGTCTTCAGGTCCAGAAGCATGCTGTACTCGTCCTTGTTGATGGAGATGCTGGCGTTGATCTGGGATATCTGAGTCTCCAGGCTCGTGACCTTGGCCTGGAGGCTTGCTAGTTGTGCAGAGAAGCGTGCCTGAATCTCTGCCAGGCTTCCCTCCAGAGATGCTTTCTGTTGAGGGTGGAGAACAAAGATGATCCACATGGTCATAACGCTAAATCTACTGACTTGTTCACACGAACAGCCCTGAGCGTTTAGCTCAGGTTAGACTGCTGGACCTACCATACTGAGACTAGACTGCAGTTCAATCTCCAGCCTCTGGAGGGTGGTCTTCAGGTCTTTAATCTCCGTggttgacatcataagagtgtctGAAGTGACCTTCACCTCCTGCTCCACGACTGTAACCTGAGCAGAAACACAACGTCACACGTGTTACGACTCCAGTCCAGGTTTGATCCGTCATGAAAGAATCAGATTTGTTATTTCACTTCTCACCTTGTTCTGATACCAAAGCTCCAGGTCCTTTCGGCTCTTAGCGATCAGAGCCTCGTAGTGCTCCCTGATCTCTGACATGACCTGGTTCAGGTCGACAGAGGAAGCAGCGTCTACGGACACGTTCACCTGGCCGCCCACCTGggtcctcagcagcagcagctcctgcagGAAAACTCGCTTTTATTAGGATTGAGTGAAGAgcggctgagctggaaggcatttCGGTTCTTGGGTCTGTAGCTGAGACGTGTTGGACAAACAGCAGCAGTGAGCAGAAGAGGAGAGTACATGGAGATGCTTCTGGAAACAGGAACCTAAGGGGGAGGATCATTCACTACATCATAGTGACCCAccagtggtcggagggaccggtggtgcctgagcttggcagcctcgcctctgtcagtgcgccccagggcagatgtggctacatcgtagctcatcaccgtcagtgtgtgaatgtgtgtgtgaatggatgaatgatgcactgtagggtaaagcgctttggagtgctTACTCTGAGAgccgctgtacaagtgcgggtcacttATCATTTATAGATGGATCAGATGAATGGAGAAAGCTGAATCTCACAGTAAACAGCTGCTACTAGATAAAGCTGCTGGTGGTTAGCTGCTCTCTTACCTCCTCATGGTTCTTCTTCAACATGATGAGCTCTTCTTTCAGGGACTCGTACTGACTCTCCAGATCCATTCGGAGCAGATTCATCTCATCCAGCACCCTCTTGAGTCCAGCGATGTCGCCCTCTACAGCCTGCCTCATGCTGAGCTCGTTCTCAAACCTGAGAGGGTTGTACGAGTCAGAGCAGGTTAGAGCAGGTCAGGGCAGGTCAGAGCAGGTCAGGGCAGGTCAGAGAGGTTTCAGAGGCTCATTAGAAGCACCAGCTGTCATCCAGACATGAGCTCGCTCTGATGCGTGTGAGAAACATCACCTCAGTAGCAACACACAGAGAAAACACTTACTTCATCTTAAAATCGTCAGCAGCCAGTTTGGCGT
It contains:
- the LOC107392525 gene encoding keratin, type I cytoskeletal 13 isoform X1, whose amino-acid sequence is MLSIADPDSDRLANMSFSSRSYGGSTAHKTISVYGGAGGYGTHFSSAHGSSGAYVGSLGNVSGLDLRVDANEKATLQNLNDRLSSYLQKVHKLEKENNQLEKQIREWYEGRTVVAHDHSHYFATIKELQEQIQAASSRNAKAVLSIDNAKLAADDFKMKFENELSMRQAVEGDIAGLKRVLDEMNLLRMDLESQYESLKEELIMLKKNHEEELLLLRTQVGGQVNVSVDAASSVDLNQVMSEIREHYEALIAKSRKDLELWYQNKVTVVEQEVKVTSDTLMMSTTEIKDLKTTLQRLEIELQSSLSMKASLEGSLAEIQARFSAQLASLQAKVTSLETQISQINASISINKDEYSMLLDLKTRLEQEIAEYRRLLDGEDESSKHVITKVITVQETVVDGKVVQTSKNVNVK
- the LOC107392525 gene encoding keratin, type I cytoskeletal 13 isoform X2 — its product is MLSIADPDSDRLANMSFSSRSYGGSTAHKTISVYGGAGGYGTHFSSAHGSSGAYVGSLGNVSGLDLRVDANEKATLQNLNDRLSSYLQKVHKLEKENNQLEKQIREWYEGRTVVAHDHSHYFATIKELQEQIQAASSRNAKAVLSIDNAKLAADDFKMKFENELSMRQAVEGDIAGLKRVLDEMNLLRMDLESQYESLKEELIMLKKNHEEELLLLRTQVGGQVNVSVDAASSVDLNQVMSEIREHYEALIAKSRKDLELWYQNKVTVVEQEVKVTSDTLMMSTTEIKDLKTTLQRLEIELQSSLSMKASLEGSLAEIQARFSAQLASLQAKVTSLETQISQINASISINKDEYSMLLDLKTRLEQEIAEYRRLLDGEDESHHKGDHGAGDRRGRKGGSDQQEC